The genomic stretch GAAGAATAGCGGTTCCAGCAGGAAAGACAGATCAGTTCCCCGGCGCTCCCGTGGAACTCGATCACCCTTTGGGACCCCGCCGCCTGGTGCAGACCGTCCACGTTCTGGGTGATGATCGACCGGAGGAGCCCCCTCTTTCCCATCTCCGCCAGCCCGAAATGGGCGGGGTTCGGGACGGCTCGGGAGAGAACCTCGACCATCTCGGAAAGCATCTCCCAGACCTTCTCCGGGTCGCGCAGGAAGGCGCCGATGGTCGCGTACTCCATCGGATCGTACTTCTCCCACATCCCCTGGGTGCCGCGAAACATGGGGATCCCGCTTTCCACCGAGATCCCCGCCCCGGTCAGCGCAACCGCGTTCCGGCGGGCCGCAAGCGTTTCCGCCGCCTCCCGGAAGATCTTTTCCCGCGGGTCGCCCACCTCCCTTTTTCGTCACACCTTGAGGAAGGAACCCAGTTTGAGAGCCAGCCCCATGTCCCCCGCCACCTTCAGTTTCCCGGTCATGAAGGCCATCTGGCTGTTCAGCTTCCCCCCGAGCATCTCGAGGAAATCGTTCTGGGCCATCGTCACGGTGCAGTTCGGAGTCGGCGCATCGCCCGCCGCCACGGAGGCCTTGCCGTCTTTCATCGCGACTTGGTAGCTTTCCTCCCCCACCTTGAACTGGTAGACGCTGTTCAAGCCGGCCAGTTTGGACGGATCCGAGTTCAGCTTGGACTCCAGCGATTCGAAAAAATCCTTCACGGTCATCTCGGCCATGGCGCCAGCCTCCTTTCCTTCGACGAAAATGAATAGCTATTCATTTATTTCGACGCTATCACCCCCTCCCGGGGGTTGTCAACGTCGGGAATTCCGGTACGGACCGGGAAAAGAAAACCTTCGTCGGTGGTATCATTTTCGGCATGCGCGTCTTCGGCCTCACGGGAGGAATCGGTTCCGGAAAAAGCACCGTGGCACGCCTCTTCCGGGAGGAGAGAATCCCCGTCGTGGATGCGGACAGGATCTCCCGGGAGGTCACCTTGCCGGGAAAACCCGCCCATACGGCAATCGTCCGGAACTTCGGGACGGGAATCCTGCTGCCCGACGGACGGATCGACCGGAAAAAGCTCGGTGCGATCGTCTTCGCGGATCCCGGGAAACGCGCCGAACTCGAAGCGATCACGCACCCTCGCATCATGGTGGGGATCCGGGAGGCGGTTTCCGCACTCGCCGCAACTGGACACGCGATCGCCATCGTCGAGGCAGCGCTCATCCACGAGAAGGGCCGGCAGGGGTTGTTCGAGGCGGTGATCGGCGTGGGATGCGACAGGGAAATGCAGGTGGAACGGCTCATGCGCCGGGACGGCATCCCGCGGCAGGAGGCCCTGAGGATCCTCTCCGCGCAAATGGACCCCGGGGAGAAGACCCGGGCCTCCGACTACGTGATCGACAACTCCGGCGACCTCGCGACGACCCGCGCCCGGGTCCGCGCGCTCGCGGAGATCCTCCGGGGACCGTCGGAAGCCGGCTGATACGTTGCGCGGACGGACCGGTTCTTCCGTCACAGCAGCGATTCGGGGGCGGTGTACTCCTTGCCGAACGCGCGAGCGACCCCCTCGCAGGTCACCCTGCCCCGGAACGTGTTGAGTCCCGCCCGCAAAGCGGCATCCTTCCGAAGGGCTTGCAAAACGCCGAACCGGGCGAACTTCCTCACGTACGGAAGCGTCGCCCTCGTCAATGCGATCGTGGAGGTCCGGGATACGGCCGCCGGCATGTTCGTCACGCAGTAATGGACCACGCCCTCCTCGATGTAGAAAGGGGCCGCATGCGTCGTCGGGCGGGACGTCTCCAGGGTGCCCCCCTGGTCGATGGAAATGTCCACCACGACCGCTCCCCGTTGCATGCGTCGAAGAAGGTCCCGGCGGATCAGGACGGGAGCCTTGTCCCCGGCGAGCAGCACGGTGGAGATCACGAGGTCCGCCCGGACCACGTTCCGTTCGATCGATCCGGGCGTGGAGAAAACCGTACGGACGCGGCCGCCTGTCTCCTCCCGGACCTTCGCAAGCTTTTCCCGGGAGATGTCGAGCACGGTCACGCGCGCCCCGATCCCCGCCGCCGTCCGCGCCGCGTTCCTTCCCGCGATGCCCGCCCCGATCACGCACACCGACGCCGGCCTTCCGCCCTTGACCGCCGGAAGGAGAACGCCTCTCCCCCCCGATGCCTTCTCGAGGCCCCGTGCGCCGACCTGGATTGCCAGGATCCCGGCCACCTCGCTCATCGGGCGAAGCAGGGTAAGCCGCCCCCCCTTCCGAACCGTTTCGTAACCGATCGCCGTCACCTTCCTGGCGAGCAGGACTTCGGTAAGCTCCGGTAAGGCGGCGAGGTGGAGGTAGGTGAACAGGGCCGTGCGTTCGGAGAGAAACCGGAATTCGCGGGGGAGAGGCTCTTTCACCTTGACGACGAGATCGACGCGCCAGGCGTCTGCGGCCTCCGGGACGATGGTCGCCCCCGCTCCGGCGAACGCCGAGTCCGGAAACCCGCTCCCCAGCCCCGCTCCTTTCTGGACGAACACTCTCGCGCCCGCGTCGCGCAGGGCCCTGACGCACCGCGGAGTCGTCGCGATCCGGTTCTCGCCTTCCTTGATCTCCCGCGGGATTCCGATGCGCAGCTTC from Candidatus Deferrimicrobiaceae bacterium encodes the following:
- the coaE gene encoding dephospho-CoA kinase (Dephospho-CoA kinase (CoaE) performs the final step in coenzyme A biosynthesis.), whose amino-acid sequence is MRVFGLTGGIGSGKSTVARLFREERIPVVDADRISREVTLPGKPAHTAIVRNFGTGILLPDGRIDRKKLGAIVFADPGKRAELEAITHPRIMVGIREAVSALAATGHAIAIVEAALIHEKGRQGLFEAVIGVGCDREMQVERLMRRDGIPRQEALRILSAQMDPGEKTRASDYVIDNSGDLATTRARVRALAEILRGPSEAG
- a CDS encoding Sir2 family NAD-dependent protein deacetylase: MGDPREKIFREAAETLAARRNAVALTGAGISVESGIPMFRGTQGMWEKYDPMEYATIGAFLRDPEKVWEMLSEMVEVLSRAVPNPAHFGLAEMGKRGLLRSIITQNVDGLHQAAGSQRVIEFHGSAGELICLSCWNRYSS
- the ald gene encoding alanine dehydrogenase, with protein sequence MKLRIGIPREIKEGENRIATTPRCVRALRDAGARVFVQKGAGLGSGFPDSAFAGAGATIVPEAADAWRVDLVVKVKEPLPREFRFLSERTALFTYLHLAALPELTEVLLARKVTAIGYETVRKGGRLTLLRPMSEVAGILAIQVGARGLEKASGGRGVLLPAVKGGRPASVCVIGAGIAGRNAARTAAGIGARVTVLDISREKLAKVREETGGRVRTVFSTPGSIERNVVRADLVISTVLLAGDKAPVLIRRDLLRRMQRGAVVVDISIDQGGTLETSRPTTHAAPFYIEEGVVHYCVTNMPAAVSRTSTIALTRATLPYVRKFARFGVLQALRKDAALRAGLNTFRGRVTCEGVARAFGKEYTAPESLL
- a CDS encoding SCP2 sterol-binding domain-containing protein, with product MAEMTVKDFFESLESKLNSDPSKLAGLNSVYQFKVGEESYQVAMKDGKASVAAGDAPTPNCTVTMAQNDFLEMLGGKLNSQMAFMTGKLKVAGDMGLALKLGSFLKV